The DNA sequence ACGAAGGCGGACTCCCCCACCGTGGTGTGGCTCTTGTGCACCCCGTCGTAGTTGACGAAGATCGTCGCCGCACCGATGTTGGCCCGGGCGCCGATCGTGGCGTCCCCGACGTAGCTCAGATGCGGCACCTTGGCGCCCGCGCCGATCTGCGACTTCTTCACCTCGACGAAGGTGCCGACCTTGGCCCGCTCGTCGAGCTCGGCGTCCGGGCGCAGATAGGCGTACGGGCCGACGCTCGCGCCGGCGCCGATCCGGGCCTGCACGGCGTGCGAGCGCAGCACGGTCGCGCCCGCGCCGACGGCGGTGTCGATCAGCGTGACGTCCGGCCCGACGGTGGCCTCGGCACCGACCGTGCTGGTGCCGTACAGCTGGGTGTTCTGGTCGACGACGGCGTCGCGTTCCAGGCGCACCGTCACGTCGATCCAGGTGGTGGCCGGGTCGAGGATGCTCACCCCGGCGCGCATCCAGCCCTCGTTGACCCGGTCGGCGAGCAGCCGGCGCAGCCGGGCCAGCTCCACCCGGTCGTTGCAGCCCAGGGTCTCGGTCACGTCGGCGGCGACGTGCACGCCGACCGGCGCTCCGGCGGCGGCGAGCAGACCGACGGCGTCGGTCAGGTACTCCTCGCCCTGGTCGTTGTCGGTGGTCAGCTTGCCGAGCGCGTCGCGCAGCCCGGCCGCGTCGAAGGCGTAGATCCCGGCGTTGATCTCGCGGATCCGGCGCTGCTCCGGGCTGGCGTCGCGCTCCTCGACGATGCGCTCCAGGCCGCCGGCCGGGTCGCGGACGATCCGGCCCAGACCGGTCGGGTCGGCGACCTCGGCGGTCAGTACGGTGGCGGCCGCCCCGGCCGACTCGTGTGCCTCGATCAGCTCGGTCACCGTCTCCGGGCGCAGC is a window from the Solwaraspora sp. WMMD792 genome containing:
- the glmU gene encoding bifunctional UDP-N-acetylglucosamine diphosphorylase/glucosamine-1-phosphate N-acetyltransferase GlmU, with translation MIQPRSRTVVVLAAGEGKRMKSALPKVLHPLLGRTLVGHVLAAATAAAAERTLVVVGHRAEQVTAHLSEIAPAAVPVLQAEQHGTGHAVRLAMAAAPDATGTVVVLNGDVPLLRPETVTELIEAHESAGAAATVLTAEVADPTGLGRIVRDPAGGLERIVEERDASPEQRRIREINAGIYAFDAAGLRDALGKLTTDNDQGEEYLTDAVGLLAAAGAPVGVHVAADVTETLGCNDRVELARLRRLLADRVNEGWMRAGVSILDPATTWIDVTVRLERDAVVDQNTQLYGTSTVGAEATVGPDVTLIDTAVGAGATVLRSHAVQARIGAGASVGPYAYLRPDAELDERAKVGTFVEVKKSQIGAGAKVPHLSYVGDATIGARANIGAATIFVNYDGVHKSHTTVGESAFVGCDSSLIAPVEIGAGAYVGAGSVVNRDVPPGALAVTRAQQRTVDGWVRSRRPGTAAAAAAERAGAGTASAGNGPAGAGNGQVGAGNGEAAHHHGAGDPVPGDTATD